One Mya arenaria isolate MELC-2E11 chromosome 7, ASM2691426v1 genomic window carries:
- the LOC128240552 gene encoding uncharacterized protein LOC128240552 — MRVETRGKRTRKVAIIFTKAMKANIDLLLKMHDKMGIVCKYVFVPQTTNQPYRGCSILKEMALEANLQHPERVTSTNLRKQLGTMCQLLGLTETEQDVLAKFMGHDIRVHREFYRLPQSTIEIAKVTKVLHLLNAGQLSEVQGKDLDQIDVEIELEEDTDDESDLDVDQKDTDHCHKQQKPQKVNKRQNTMPSDTDEDDSDAEWQPPKKQLFAAIGSDSE; from the exons ATGAGGGTGGAAACTAGAGGAAAAAGAACTAGAAAAGTGGCTATCATCTTTACTAAGGCTATGAAAGCGAACATTGATTTACTCCTGAAAATGCATGACAAAATGGGTATTGTGTGCAAGTATGTTTTTGTGCCTCAAACTACAAACCAACCATACAGAGGATGTAGCATACTGAAAGAAATGGCCCTAGAAGCTAACTTGCAACATCCGGAGAGGGTAACTTCAActaatttaagaaaacaactAGGTACAATGTGTCAGTTGTTAGGATTAACAGAAACAGAACAAGACGTGTTAGCCAAGTTTATGGGTCATGACATCCGTGTCCATAGAGAATTTTACAGACTGCCACAAAGTACGATTGAAATAGCCAAAGTAACTAAAGTGCTGCACTTGCTAAATGCAGGACAATTGTCAGAGGTCCAAGGCAAAGATCTTGATCAAATTGATGTTGAAATAG AACTGGAGGAGGATACCGATGATGAAAGTGACTTAGATGTTGACCAAAAAGACACTGACCACTGTCATAAACAGCAGAAACCACAAAAAG TGAATAAACGACAAAACACCATGCCGTCAGACACTGATGAAGATGACAGTGACGCAGAATGGCAGCCACCAAAAAAGCAACTAT TTGCTGCTATTGGAAGTGATAGTGAGTAA
- the LOC128241168 gene encoding uncharacterized protein LOC128241168 — translation MPRYNATPEGGANITAFHSTGGAIIIAFHSTSATITAFHSTRGATDTAFHSTGGATNTAFHSSGVPPKPPSTSMEALPTLPSTSLEALPTLPSTPLEALPTLPSTPLEAPPTLPSTPLEVPPTLPSTPLKALPTLPSTPLGVPPTPPSTSMEALPTLPSISLEALPTLPSTPLEVLPTLPSTPLEAPPTLPSTLPDAPPTLPPTPLKAPPTLPSTPLEALPTLPSTPLKLRHRHCLPLHWRRHRHCLPLHWRRHRHCLPLHFGCHRHRLPLHWKRHHPNRSIHQDHHGYSVR, via the coding sequence ATGCCTCGTTACAATGCTACCCCGGAAGGAGGAGCCAACATCACCGCCTTCCACTCCACTGGAGGCGCCATCATCATTGCCTTCCATTCCACTAGCGCCACCATCACTGCCTTTCACTCCACTAGAGGCGCCACCGACACTGCCTTCCACTCCACTGGAGGCGCTACCAACACTGCCTTCCACTCCAGTGGGGTGCCACCGAAACCGCCTTCCACTTCAATGGAGGCCCTACCAACACTGCCTTCCACTTCGCTGGAGGCGCTACCAACACTGCCTTCCACTCCACTGGAGGCGCTACCAACACTGCCTTCCACTCCACTAGAGGCGCCACCGACACTGCCTTCCACTCCACTGGAGGTGCCACCGACACTGCCTTCCACTCCACTGAAGGCGCTACCAACACTGCCTTCGACTCCACTGGGGGTACCACCGACACCGCCTTCCACTTCAATGGAGGCCCTACCAACACTGCCTTCCATTTCACTGGAGGCGCTACCAACACTGCCTTCCACTCCACTGGAGGTGCTACCGACACTGCCTTCCACTCCACTGGAGGCGCCACCGACACTGCCTTCCACTCTTCCGGATGCGCCACCAACACTGCCTCCCACTCCACTGAAAGCGCCACCAACACTGCCTTCCACTCCACTGGAGGCGCTACCAACACTGCCTTCCACTCCACTGAAGTTACGCCACCGACACTGCCTTCCACTCCACTGGAGACGCCACCGACACTGCCTTCCACTCCACTGGAGGCGCCACCGACACTGCCTTCCACTTCACTTTGGGTGCCATCGACACCGCCTTCCACTTCACTGGAAGCGCCACCATCCCAACCGTTCAATCCACCAAGACCACCACGGTTATTCAGTGCGTTAG